In the genome of Macrobrachium nipponense isolate FS-2020 chromosome 34, ASM1510439v2, whole genome shotgun sequence, one region contains:
- the LOC135208076 gene encoding uncharacterized protein LOC135208076, producing MARRCVEDDDLKLRGELDIWKQEFYMVEQKNLILREELAFRKESEEALQQRICDLEKRLANEKASNFNDLLDTVKIQEDKFTKKDLVAKNEIDQLKREVELYLNERKKLKQRERELVEEINIKTENEASLQRTIKCLEGDLTTHREALKKLNEDKLLLISRQENEIDELIQKLHRTLTLTNLEKDQLKQVKERIQEEKCSRRWKIHD from the coding sequence ATGGCCCGTAGATGTGTCGAGGACGACGATCTGAAGCTTCGTGGTGAACTGGATATATGGAAACAGGAGTTCTACATGGTAGAACAGAAGAATCTCATACTTCGAGAAGAATTGGCATTCAGGAAAGAGTCCGAGGAAGCCCTCCAACAGAGGATCTGCGATTTGGAAAAACGTCTGGCCAACGAGAAAGCGAGTAATTTTAACGACCTACTGGATACTGTCAAAATCCAGGAAGATAAGTTCACGAAGAAAGACTTAGtagcaaaaaatgaaatagatcaGCTCAAAAGAGAGGTTGAGCTTTATTTGAATGAAAGGAAGAAACTCAAGCAGAGGGAACGCGAGCTTGTCGAGGAAATCAATATTAAGACAGAGAACGAAGCTTCCCTCCAACGGACAATCAAGTGTTTGGAGGGTGATTTAACTACCCATCGCGAAGCCCTGAAAAAACTGAATGAAGACAAGCTGCTATTAATATCAAGGCAAGAAAATGAGATTGACGAATTGATACAGAAATTACATCGTACTCTAACTCTGACGAATTTGGAGAAGGATCAATTAAAGCAAGTGAAAGAGAGGATTCAAGAAGAAAAATGCAGCAGGAGATGGAAAATACACGACTGA